The Verrucomicrobiia bacterium DNA window GGCAAAAAATAATCCCTGCCCCCCGGCCATCCGCCAACACGTTTCCCCCCGCCCCGCCACAAACTCAGTTGCCAATGACGCCCCGCTAAAGTATCGCTATCCCTCGTCATGCGGCAGGCACGGCAACGACTCGTTCTCCGCTCCGTCTTCGGAGCCTTCGCCATCTTCTGCCTCGCCTGCCTCATCTTCGCCGTACCCCCACAGCCCCGCCCCGGTGGAACCAACCCTCCCGAAGCCTCCTACCGCCATTATCTCCTCCGCAATTCCACCAATGGCCCCGTCTCCGTCCATGTCGTGCGTCTGAGCCTCCAGCACCCCTGGCGCCTGACCACCGTCTCCGCCAGCCAGCGCGAAGACGGCCTCGCCACCTTGCGCGAAATGATCGAAGCCGTCCCCGGCCCCCCTCCCCTGGCGGCCATCAACGGCGATTTCTACGCCCGCAGCGGCTTCGTCCCCGGCGACCCCCGCGGCTTGATGCTCAGCCACGGCGAACTCCTCAGCGCCCCCTCCGGCGGCGCCGTCTTCTGGGTGGATAAAAAAGGCGAATTCCATCTCGACCTGGTTAAATCCCGCTTCACCCTCGCCTGGTCCCCCACCCAGGCCGAACCCCTCGGCCTCAACGAAGCCCTCCGCGGCACCCGCCCCGTCCTCTATACCGCCGCCTACGGCCGCGCCACCCCTCAAACCACCGGACGCCTCGGCCGCGAAATGGTTTTGGAACCGTTGGATGCCCCGCCCCCCACCCCGCTCCGCCCAGGCACCACCTTCCGCGCCCGCCTCCAAACCGTCAGCGAAACCGGCGGCACCCCGCTCGGCCCCCACACCCTCG harbors:
- a CDS encoding phosphodiester glycosidase family protein, with translation MRQARQRLVLRSVFGAFAIFCLACLIFAVPPQPRPGGTNPPEASYRHYLLRNSTNGPVSVHVVRLSLQHPWRLTTVSASQREDGLATLREMIEAVPGPPPLAAINGDFYARSGFVPGDPRGLMLSHGELLSAPSGGAVFWVDKKGEFHLDLVKSRFTLAWSPTQAEPLGLNEALRGTRPVLYTAAYGRATPQTTGRLGREMVLEPLDAPPPTPLRPGTTFRARLQTVSETGGTPLGPHTLVLAVSTNWIAKNFLPLPGMTLRITLDMEPPLLDALTAIGGGPILLQGGRQLVHGDKPPHPKLPNTIKHIWDRHPRSALGWNRDALFLVAVDGRLPGWSDGWKIPELAGFMRTELRCREAINFDGGGSTSLWFDGELRNTPADGEERPLANALLIFR